In one Mastacembelus armatus chromosome 19, fMasArm1.2, whole genome shotgun sequence genomic region, the following are encoded:
- the sap30bp gene encoding SAP30-binding protein isoform X1, protein MASGKKNALLSSLAAYGDDSEPDSDPEPDESGGRGVGLVYSYGDDDLNRTEDLDDKGSGDEDSRESNSEMEESAEGRDADDVEISEAERKDPNELVAQFSEKVRNMSPDEIRIPPEPPGRCSSQLQEKIHKLYERKLHGDFDTNSHIQKKKEFRNPSIYEKLIQFCDIDELGTNYPKDMFDPHGWSEDSYYESLAKAQKVEMDKLEKAKKERTKIEFVTGTKKGTNPSSTAASTTSSTTTTTATADAQKRKSKWDSAIPVTLAQPTLITTTATLPAVVSVTTTASGTKTTVISAVGTILKKAKQ, encoded by the exons ATGGCCAGCGGTAAAAAGAATGCTCTTCTTTCCTCGTTGGCAGCTTATGGAGATGATTCAGAGCCTGATTCTGACCCCGAACCAGACGAGTCAG GGGGACGTGGAGTCGGTCTGGTCTACAGCTATGGTGACGATGATCTGAACCGAACTGAAGACCTGGATGACAAGGGATCTGGAGATGAAGACAGCAGAGAGAGCAACTCG gaAATGGAAGAATCTGCAGAGGGGAGAGACGCAGATGATGTTGAG atctcagaagcagaaagaaaggaCCCCAATGAGTTAGTtg CTCAGTTCTCAGAGAAGGTGAGAAACATGTCGCCTGATGAGATCAGGATCCCTCCAGAGCCCCCCGGGCGCTGCTCGAGCCAACTGCAG GAGAAGATCCACAAGCTGTATGAGAGGAAGCTCCATGGAGATTTTGACACAAACAGCCACATACAGAAAAAGAAGGAATTTAGAAACCCGAG TATTTACGAGAAGCTCATTCAGTTCTGTGATATTGATGAACTTGGAACTAACTACCCAAAAGATATGTTTGATCCTCATGGCTGGTCAGAAGACTCCTACTATGAATCTCTAG CCAAAGCCCAGAAAGTGGAGATGGATAAGCTGGAGAAAGCCAAGAAGGAGCGGACCAAG ATTGAGTTTGTCACAGGGACTAAGAAAGGCACCAACCCATCCAGCACAGCGGcctccaccaccagcagcaccaccaccaccacagccaCAG CAGATGCCCAGAAGAGGAAAAGCAAGTGGGACTCTGcaatccccgtgaccctggccCAGCCAACCCTCATCACTACCACTGCTACCCTGCCTGCTGTCGTCTCTGTGACAACCACTGCTAGCGGCACCAAGACCACTGTTATCTCTGCAGTGGGCACCATCCTAAAGAAAGCAAAGCAGTGA
- the sap30bp gene encoding SAP30-binding protein isoform X2, whose translation MASGKKNALLSSLAAYGDDSEPDSDPEPDESGGRGVGLVYSYGDDDLNRTEDLDDKGSGDEDSRESNSEMEESAEGRDADDVEISEAERKDPNELVAQFSEKVRNMSPDEIRIPPEPPGRCSSQLQEKIHKLYERKLHGDFDTNSHIQKKKEFRNPSIYEKLIQFCDIDELGTNYPKDMFDPHGWSEDSYYESLAKAQKVEMDKLEKAKKERTKIEFVTGTKKGTNPSSTAASTTSSTTTTTATDAQKRKSKWDSAIPVTLAQPTLITTTATLPAVVSVTTTASGTKTTVISAVGTILKKAKQ comes from the exons ATGGCCAGCGGTAAAAAGAATGCTCTTCTTTCCTCGTTGGCAGCTTATGGAGATGATTCAGAGCCTGATTCTGACCCCGAACCAGACGAGTCAG GGGGACGTGGAGTCGGTCTGGTCTACAGCTATGGTGACGATGATCTGAACCGAACTGAAGACCTGGATGACAAGGGATCTGGAGATGAAGACAGCAGAGAGAGCAACTCG gaAATGGAAGAATCTGCAGAGGGGAGAGACGCAGATGATGTTGAG atctcagaagcagaaagaaaggaCCCCAATGAGTTAGTtg CTCAGTTCTCAGAGAAGGTGAGAAACATGTCGCCTGATGAGATCAGGATCCCTCCAGAGCCCCCCGGGCGCTGCTCGAGCCAACTGCAG GAGAAGATCCACAAGCTGTATGAGAGGAAGCTCCATGGAGATTTTGACACAAACAGCCACATACAGAAAAAGAAGGAATTTAGAAACCCGAG TATTTACGAGAAGCTCATTCAGTTCTGTGATATTGATGAACTTGGAACTAACTACCCAAAAGATATGTTTGATCCTCATGGCTGGTCAGAAGACTCCTACTATGAATCTCTAG CCAAAGCCCAGAAAGTGGAGATGGATAAGCTGGAGAAAGCCAAGAAGGAGCGGACCAAG ATTGAGTTTGTCACAGGGACTAAGAAAGGCACCAACCCATCCAGCACAGCGGcctccaccaccagcagcaccaccaccaccacagccaCAG ATGCCCAGAAGAGGAAAAGCAAGTGGGACTCTGcaatccccgtgaccctggccCAGCCAACCCTCATCACTACCACTGCTACCCTGCCTGCTGTCGTCTCTGTGACAACCACTGCTAGCGGCACCAAGACCACTGTTATCTCTGCAGTGGGCACCATCCTAAAGAAAGCAAAGCAGTGA